Proteins from a genomic interval of Nasonia vitripennis strain AsymCx chromosome 3, Nvit_psr_1.1, whole genome shotgun sequence:
- the GstS5 gene encoding glutathione S-transferase S5, whose protein sequence is MPTYKLSYLNVTGLGEPLRFLLSYGGADFEDNRINFEDWPKQKPKMPMEQVPILEFDGKIYHQTRAIGRFLAKKYKLYGNDELQDLEIDLNVDDVEDWRTNFSRFFREADETQKAKLKAFALEKTPFYLGKFEERVKKNGGYFVAGKLSWADVHFAAIAELINNFSEKNNLESYPALTKLYETVRSEPKIKAYLEKRPKTVL, encoded by the exons ATGCCGACCTACAAGCTCAGCTACTTGAACGTCACCGGTCTCGGCGAGCCGCTCCGGTTCCTGCTGAGCTATGGCGGAGCCGACTTCGAGGACAACCGCATCAATTTCGAGGACTGGCCCAAGCAGAAGCCGA AGATGCCGATGGAGCAGGTGCCGATCTTGGAGTTCGACGGTAAGATCTACCACCAGACCCGCGCGATTGGCCGTTTCCTCGCCAAGAAGTACAAGCTCTACGGCAACGACGAGCTCCAGGACCTCGAGATCGACCTGAACGTCGACGACGTCGAGGACTGGAGAACCA ATTTCTCGAGGTTCTTCCGCGAGGCCGACGAGACCCAAAAGGCCAAGCTGAAGGCGTTCGCCCTCGAGAAGACGCCCTTCTACCTCGGCAAGTTCGAGGAGCGAGTGAAGAAGAACGGCGGCTACTTCGTCGCTGGCAAG CTGTCTTGGGCCGACGTCCACTTCGCCGCGATCGCCGAGCTCATCAACAACTTCTCGGAGAAGAACAACCTGGAGTCGTATCCCGCGTTGACGAAGCTCTACGAGACCGTCCGCTCCGAGCCCAAGATCAAGGCTTACCTCGAGAAGCGGCCAAAGaccgttttgtaa
- the LOC100121505 gene encoding ubiquitin-like protein 3: protein MSSRNIPSDKINLRLILVSGKTKEFLFSPSDSAGDIAHHVFENWPEDWAEEAVAKAEILRLIYQGRFLHSNVTLGALGLPFGKTTVMHLVPRENLPEPNSQDQRQKSKGGGSSCCSASCCIL, encoded by the exons ATAAACCTGCGCCTCATCCTCGTCAGCGGTAAGACAAAAGAGTTCCTATTCAGTCCGAGCGACTCCGCGGGGGACATCGCCCATCATGTCTTCGAAAACTGGCCAGAAG ATTGGGCGGAAGAGGCGGTGGCCAAGGCGGAAATCCTACGGCTGATATACCAGGGCCGCTTTCTGCACAGCAACGTGACGCTCGGCGCTCTGGGCCTGCCGTTCGGCAAGACAACGGTCATGCATCTCGTGCCCCGGGAAAACCTGCCCGAGCCCAACTCTCAAG ATCAGAGGCAAAAGAGCAAAGGCGGAGGAAGCAGTTGCTGCTCGGCGTCCTGCTGCATCCTGTAA
- the LOC100121469 gene encoding cleavage and polyadenylation specificity factor 73: protein MTSAAAKRKADAQIPAEESDLLSIRPLGAGQEVGRSCIMLEFKGKKIMLDCGIHPGLSGLDALPFVDIIEADEIDLLLISHFHLDHCGALPWFLQKTNFKGRCFMTHATKAIYRWLLSDYIKVSNIATEQMLYTEADLESSMDKIETINFHEEKDVYGIKFWAYNAGHVLGAAMFMIEIAGVKILYTGDFSRQEDRHLMAAEIPNVHPDVLITESTYGTHIHEKREDREGRFTNLVHEIVNRGGRCLIPVFALGRAQELLLILDEYWSQHPELHEIPIYYASSLAKKCMAVYQTYVNAMNDKIRRQIAINNPFVFKHISNLKGIDHFDDIGPCVVMASPGMMQSGLSRELFESWCTDAKNGVIIAGYCVEGTLAKTILSEPEEITTMSGQKLSLKMSVDYISFSAHTDYQQTSEFIRILKPPHVILVHGEQNEMSRLKAALQREYEDDPSTAMEIHNPRNTVAVELYFRGEKTAKVMGALAMETPKPGQKLSGVLVKRNFNYHMLDPCDLSKYTDMSISQVIQRQSVYYSASLPTLKHLLTQIAGTLDIIDDKKLRVFKNVDLTIEGKIVTMEWLATPVNDMYADAVLTALLQAETMDSNPKMLTAPTKMDRMHFKECLIEMLQEMFGEDSVPKIFKGEKLYVTVDGKKAHIDLLSLDVSCKEDEVFQQIVQTAVSKLHQSLAPPSDS from the exons ATGACGTCCGCTGCAGCAAAACGCAAGGCAGACGCTCAAATCCCGGCGGAGGAGAGTGACTTGCTCTCCATTCGACCTCTGGGTGCTGGTCAGGAGGTGGGCCGATCTTGCATCATGCTAGAGTTCAAGGGAAAGAAGATCATGCTCGACTGTGGAATTCACCCTGGCTTGAGTGGGCTCGATGCTCTACCCTTCGTAGACATAATAGAAGCAGACGAAATTGACTTGCTGTTGATTTCTCATTTCCATTTGGACCACTGTGGAGCGTTACCTTGGTTCTTGCAAAAGACTAACTTCAAAGGCAGGTGTTTCATGACCCATGCCACTAAAGCTATCTATCGGTGGTTGCTCTCAGATTATATCAAGGTGAGCAACATTGCCACGGAGCAAATGCTCTACACCGAAGCAGATCTTGAATCCAGTATGGACAAGATAGAAACTATCAATTTTCATGAAGAGAAGGATGTCTACGGTATAAAATTTTGGGCATACAATGCTGGGCATGTATTGGGTGCTGCTATGTTCATGATTGAAATAgcag GTGTAAAAATCCTCTACACTGGAGACTTCAGTCGCCAAGAGGATCGGCACTTGATGGCAGCAGAGATTCCGAACGTTCACCCAGACGTCCTGATCACCGAGTCAACTTACGGTACACACATCCACGAAAAGCGCGAGGACCGTGAAGGTCGGTTTACGAACCTGGTTCACGAGATAGTGAACCGCGGTGGTCGTTGTCTCATCCCCGTCTTTGCCCTGGGTCGAGCCCAGGAGCTTCTCCTCATTCTGGACGAATACTGGAGCCAGCATCCAGAGCTCCACGAGATTCCGATCTACTACGCCTCCTCGCTCGCTAAAAAGTGCATGGCCGTGTACCAGACCTACGTGAACGCTATGAACGACAAGATTCGTCGACAGATAGCCATCAACAATCCTTTTGTTTTCAAGCACATCTCGAATCTCAAGGGAATCGATCATTTTGACGATATCGGACCTTGTGTGGTGATGGCCTCGCCCGGTATGATGCAGAGTGGACTGTCGCGCGAGCTCTTCGAATCGTGGTGCACTGATGCCAAAAACGGAGTAATCATTGCTGGTTACTGCGTCGAGGGAACCCTCGCAAAGACCATACTTTCCGAACCCGAGGAGATCACGACTATGAGCGGGCAGAAGCTATCACTCAAGATGTCGGTAGATTacatctctttctctgctcATACGGACTACCAGCAGACTTCGGAGTTTATCAGGATTCTGAAACCACCCCACGTGATTCTCGTCCACGGCGAGCAGAACGAAATGAGCAGGCTGAAAGCTGCGCTACAGAGAGAATACGAAGACGATCCTAGCACTGCTATGGAGATTCACAATCCCAGGAATACGGTAGCGGTGGAACTTTACTTTAGAGGAGAAAAGACAGCGAAAGTCATGGGAGCTTTGGCCATGGAGACTCCGAAACCCGGACAAAAGCTCTCGGGCGTCTTGGTCAAGCGAAACTTCAACTACCACATGCTCGACCCTTGTGATCTGTCCAAATACACGGACATGAGCATAAGCCAAGTTATTCAGCGTCAAAGCGTCTATTACTCCGCCTCCCTACCAACTTTGAAGCACCTCCTTACACAAATCGCTGGTACTTTGGACATAATCGACGACAAGAAACTGCGGGTATTCAAGAACGTCGACCTCACTATCGAGGGCAAGATCGTAACAATGGAGTGGCTCGCGACGCCAGTGAACGACATGTACGCCGATGCCGTACTAACAGCGCTGTTACAAGCTGAGACTATGGACAGCAATCCGAAGATGCTCACGGCACCCACCAAGATGGACAGGATGCACTTCAAGGAGTGTCTCATCGAGATGCTGCAGGAGATGTTCGGAGAGGACTCCGTGCCCAAGATTTTCAAGGGAGAAAAGCTGTACGTCACAGTTGACGGCAAGAAGGCTCACATAGACCTCCTGAGTCTAGACGTTTCCTGCAAGGAGGACGAGGTCTTTCAACAGATCGTTCAGACGGCTGTGTCGAAGCTGCACCAGTCTCTCGCGCCGCCCTCCGATTCGTGA
- the GstS6 gene encoding glutathione S-transferase S6, with protein MPSYKLTYFDITALGEQLRYLLSYGGADFEDCRISLEEWPQLKSKMPMEQLPTLEFDGKVYHQGRAIGRYLAKKYNLYGDDELQALEIDYNVDDIEDWRALFAKIFHETDQSLMAKHKAAVFERTPFFLGKFEERAKKNGGYFVGGKLSWADLHFTGIAELINNFTQRNNLESYPALTKLYGTVRSEPKIKAYLEKRPKTAL; from the exons ATGCCAAGCTACAAACTAACGTACTTCGACATCACTGCTCTTGGCGAGCAGCTTCGGTACTTGCTGAGCTACGGCGGAGCCGATTTCGAGGACTGTCGCATCAGCCTGGAGGAATGGCCCCAGTTGAAGTCAA aGATGCCGATGGAGCAGCTGCCGACCTTGGAGTTCGACGGCAAAGTGTACCACCAGGGCCGCGCGATCGGCCGGTACCTCGCCAAAAAGTACAACCTCTACGGCGACGACGAGCTTCAAGCTCTCGAGATAGACTACAACGTCGATGACATAGAGGATTGGAGAGCTC TGTTCGCGAAAATTTTCCACGAGACCGACCAGAGCCTCATGGCCAAACATAAAGCAGCCGTTTTTGAGAGAACACCCTTTTTTCTCGGCAAGTTCGAAGAGCGAGCGAAGAAGAACGGTGGATACTTTGTCGGTGGCAAG CTGAGTTGGGCCGACCTACACTTTACCGGAATCGCCGAGCTCATCAACAACTTCACGCAGAGGAACAATTTGGAGTCGTACCCGGCATTGACGAAGCTCTACGGGACCGTCCGCTCCGAGCCCAAGATCAAGGCTTACCTCGAGAAGCGGCCAAAGACCGCATTATAA